A single genomic interval of Celeribacter indicus harbors:
- a CDS encoding microcin C ABC transporter permease YejB encodes MGAYILRRLLLIIPTLLGIMIINFVLTQFVPGGPVEQVLANIQGEGDVFSTLSGGSGDAGRAPQTQSSPNGYEGKYVGSRGLPPEFIADLERQFGLDKPPLERFLTMMWNYMRFDFGQSYFRSEGVLDLVWDKLPVSISLGLWSTLISYLVSIPLGIRKAVRDGSSFDSWTSGIIIAAYAIPGFLFAIMLLVLFAGGSYWQIFPLRGLTSPDWHQMSLLGKILDYLWHIALPVTASVISSFATLTLLTKNSFLDEIRKQYVVTAKAKGLSERRVLYGHVFRNAMLIVIAGFPGLFLAVFFGGSVIIETLFSLDGLGRLGYQAALQRDYPVIFGTLFFFGLIGLLVGILSDLMYVFVDPRIDFEKRDT; translated from the coding sequence ATGGGAGCCTATATCCTGCGGCGCCTGTTGCTGATCATCCCGACCCTGCTCGGGATCATGATCATCAATTTCGTGCTGACCCAATTCGTGCCCGGCGGCCCCGTCGAGCAGGTGCTCGCCAACATCCAGGGCGAGGGCGACGTGTTCTCAACCCTCTCCGGCGGCTCGGGCGATGCCGGCCGTGCCCCGCAGACACAGTCCTCCCCGAACGGCTACGAGGGAAAATACGTGGGCTCGCGCGGCCTCCCGCCCGAATTCATCGCCGATCTCGAACGCCAGTTCGGCCTCGACAAGCCGCCGCTCGAACGCTTCCTCACGATGATGTGGAACTACATGCGCTTCGATTTCGGACAGAGCTATTTCCGCTCCGAGGGCGTGCTCGATCTCGTCTGGGACAAGCTGCCCGTGTCCATCAGCCTCGGCCTCTGGTCGACGCTGATCTCCTATCTCGTCTCGATCCCCCTCGGCATCCGCAAGGCGGTCCGCGACGGCTCCTCCTTCGACAGCTGGACCTCGGGCATCATCATCGCCGCCTATGCGATCCCCGGCTTCCTCTTTGCGATCATGCTGCTCGTGCTCTTCGCCGGCGGCTCCTACTGGCAGATCTTCCCGCTGCGCGGCCTGACCTCGCCCGACTGGCACCAGATGTCGCTCCTGGGCAAGATCCTCGACTACCTCTGGCACATTGCCCTGCCGGTGACGGCCTCGGTGATCTCCTCCTTCGCGACCCTCACGCTGCTGACGAAGAATTCCTTCCTCGACGAGATCCGCAAGCAATATGTCGTCACCGCCAAGGCCAAGGGCCTGTCGGAACGCCGGGTGCTCTACGGCCATGTCTTCCGTAACGCCATGCTCATCGTGATCGCGGGCTTTCCGGGCCTCTTCCTCGCCGTCTTCTTCGGCGGCTCGGTGATCATCGAGACGCTCTTCTCCCTCGACGGGCTCGGGCGCCTCGGCTATCAGGCGGCGCTGCAACGCGACTATCCGGTGATCTTCGGCACACTCTTCTTCTTCGGCCTCATCGGCCTTCTGGTCGGGATCCTCTCGGATCTCATGTATGTCTTCGTCGATCCGCGCATCGACTTCGAGAAGAGGGACACATGA
- a CDS encoding extracellular solute-binding protein has protein sequence MNTRPALRALASVAAVLALSSAAARAQEDETTITATWFSDWGEAKYEEPFDHLDYVNPDAPKGGEIVLSTVGSFDSMNPFATLTGSPAMLSSMPYERLMESVADEAKAASYCLLCETIEYPESQEWVIFHLRDDVTFSDGTPMTAEDVVFTHKKFIAEGTPSWRSGVSAMITDVEALDAHTVKFTFAPDIPRNGLIGQAGATIVMQKKWFDETGARLDEKRYQVSPGTGAYMLDGYDAGQWVAYRRNPDYWGLDHPLKRGRQNYDRIRIVYFGDTNLALEAFAAGEITFRLENSSINWATSYDFPAVHNGSVVKAELPDGNVPNALGFVFNMRREKFADRNLRLALGLMYNFTWTNDALQYGLFAQRESFWQNSPLMAEGLPDGRELDYLEGVRDLLPEEIFTEEAQMPHSSGDRSLDRRNLRQALALMEEAGYTPGSGGKLRDAEGRPFTLEFLSANPSFDRIFIPYVENLQALGVEARYNRVDPSQYQARRQAFDYDMIYDGYQSGLEEGAGMQQKYGSKEVNDIFNPAGYSREAVDRLIEEVIRAETYDDMTAAVRAIDRVMRYDYFMVPTYYNDSYWVAYYDMYDHPPLEQMPAYDLGYLDFWWYNADKAAELRAAGALK, from the coding sequence ATGAACACCCGCCCCGCCCTGCGCGCTCTGGCATCCGTCGCCGCCGTTCTCGCCCTGAGTTCCGCCGCGGCAAGAGCGCAGGAGGACGAGACGACCATCACGGCCACCTGGTTCTCCGACTGGGGCGAGGCGAAATACGAAGAGCCCTTCGACCATCTCGACTATGTCAATCCCGACGCGCCGAAGGGCGGGGAGATCGTGCTGAGCACGGTCGGCTCCTTCGACAGCATGAACCCCTTCGCGACCCTGACCGGCTCGCCTGCCATGCTGTCCTCCATGCCCTACGAGCGGCTGATGGAAAGCGTGGCGGACGAGGCCAAGGCGGCCTCCTACTGCCTGCTCTGCGAGACCATCGAATATCCCGAGAGCCAGGAATGGGTGATCTTCCACCTGCGCGACGACGTGACCTTTTCGGACGGCACGCCGATGACCGCCGAAGACGTGGTCTTCACCCACAAGAAGTTCATCGCGGAGGGCACGCCCTCCTGGCGCAGCGGCGTCAGCGCGATGATCACCGATGTCGAGGCGCTCGACGCGCATACGGTGAAATTCACCTTCGCCCCGGACATCCCGCGCAACGGGCTGATCGGTCAGGCCGGTGCGACGATCGTGATGCAGAAGAAATGGTTCGACGAGACCGGCGCGCGGCTCGATGAAAAGCGTTACCAGGTCTCCCCCGGCACCGGGGCCTACATGCTCGACGGCTACGATGCCGGCCAATGGGTCGCCTATCGGCGCAACCCCGACTACTGGGGCCTGGACCATCCGCTGAAGCGGGGCAGGCAGAATTACGACCGCATCCGCATCGTCTATTTCGGCGATACCAATCTCGCCCTCGAGGCCTTCGCCGCGGGGGAGATCACCTTCCGGCTCGAGAATTCTTCGATCAACTGGGCGACGAGCTACGATTTTCCGGCGGTCCACAACGGCTCCGTGGTGAAAGCCGAGCTGCCCGACGGCAATGTGCCGAACGCGTTGGGTTTCGTGTTCAACATGCGCCGCGAGAAGTTCGCCGACCGGAACCTGCGCCTCGCGCTCGGGCTGATGTATAACTTCACCTGGACCAACGATGCGCTGCAATACGGGCTCTTTGCGCAGCGGGAGAGCTTCTGGCAGAACTCGCCGCTGATGGCCGAGGGCCTGCCCGACGGGCGCGAGCTCGACTATCTCGAAGGCGTGCGCGACCTCCTGCCCGAGGAGATCTTCACCGAGGAGGCGCAGATGCCGCACAGCTCGGGCGACCGGTCCCTCGACCGGCGCAACCTGCGCCAGGCACTCGCTCTGATGGAGGAAGCGGGCTACACTCCCGGCAGCGGCGGCAAGCTGCGCGACGCCGAGGGGCGGCCCTTCACCCTCGAATTCCTCAGCGCCAACCCCAGCTTCGACCGCATCTTCATCCCCTATGTCGAGAACCTTCAGGCGCTGGGCGTCGAGGCGCGCTATAACCGCGTGGACCCCAGCCAGTACCAGGCCCGACGCCAGGCCTTCGATTACGACATGATCTACGACGGCTACCAGAGCGGCCTCGAGGAGGGCGCGGGGATGCAGCAGAAATACGGCTCCAAGGAGGTCAACGACATCTTCAACCCGGCGGGCTACAGCCGCGAGGCCGTGGACAGGCTGATCGAGGAGGTGATCCGGGCGGAGACCTACGACGACATGACCGCCGCCGTGCGCGCCATCGATCGGGTCATGCGCTACGACTATTTCATGGTTCCGACCTACTACAACGACAGCTACTGGGTCGCCTATTACGACATGTACGACCATCCCCCGCTCGAGCAGATGCCCGCCTACGATCTCGGCTATCTGGACTTCTGGTGGTATAACGCGGACAAGGCGGCGGAGCTGCGCGCGGCCGGCGCGCTGAAATAG
- the clpS gene encoding ATP-dependent Clp protease adapter ClpS, producing MADKDNSDDDGDVGLALKTRPKTKRPPLYKVLLLNDDYTPMEFVVLVLERFFGISHSHATEIMLTVHKKGLAVVGVFSYEIAETKVQQVMDFSRRHQHPLQCTMEKE from the coding sequence ATGGCCGACAAGGACAACAGCGATGACGACGGCGACGTCGGCCTCGCGCTCAAGACACGTCCGAAGACGAAGCGCCCGCCCCTCTACAAGGTCCTGCTGCTCAACGACGATTATACGCCGATGGAATTCGTGGTGCTCGTGCTCGAACGCTTTTTCGGCATTTCGCATTCCCACGCGACCGAGATCATGCTGACGGTGCACAAGAAGGGCCTCGCCGTCGTCGGGGTGTTTTCCTACGAGATTGCGGAAACGAAGGTGCAGCAGGTGATGGACTTCTCCCGCCGGCATCAGCATCCGCTGCAATGCACCATGGAAAAGGAATAG
- a CDS encoding ABC transporter permease, giving the protein MRLSPLNQRRWRNFRANRRAFWSLIVFCILFGLSLFAEFIANDKPILVKYRGEFYTPIFNFYPETTFGGDFRTEAVYRYAEVECLIRTGGLVDCFDDPEGVMADAADGDFAGEPVEKGWLLWPLIPYSFNTQVEGPGAAPSPPTSQNWLGTDDTKRDVVARVIYGFRLSVLFTLVVSVVSSLVGIVAGAIQGYFGGRTDLIFQRVLEIWGAMPSLYVIIILFAILGRSFWLLVFVTILFGWTALVGVVRAEFLRARNFEYIRAARALGVGNWTIMFRHMLPNAMVATLTMLPFIVTGNIGVLASLDFLGFGLPSSYPSLGELTLQAKQNLQAPWLGFTAFFTYAIMLSLLVFVFEGVRDAFDPRKTFR; this is encoded by the coding sequence ATGAGACTGTCGCCGCTCAACCAGCGCCGCTGGCGTAACTTCCGCGCCAATCGCCGGGCCTTCTGGTCTCTCATCGTCTTCTGCATCCTGTTCGGCCTGTCGCTCTTTGCCGAATTCATCGCCAACGACAAGCCGATCCTCGTGAAATATCGCGGCGAGTTCTACACGCCGATCTTCAACTTCTACCCGGAGACGACCTTCGGCGGCGATTTCCGCACCGAGGCCGTCTATCGCTATGCCGAAGTGGAATGCCTCATCCGGACCGGCGGGCTCGTCGACTGTTTCGACGACCCGGAGGGCGTGATGGCCGATGCGGCGGACGGGGACTTCGCCGGAGAGCCGGTGGAGAAGGGCTGGCTCCTATGGCCGCTCATCCCCTATTCCTTCAACACCCAGGTGGAGGGGCCGGGCGCCGCCCCCTCGCCGCCCACGTCGCAGAACTGGCTCGGCACGGACGACACGAAACGCGACGTGGTCGCGCGGGTGATCTACGGCTTCCGCCTCTCGGTGCTGTTCACCCTCGTCGTCTCCGTCGTCTCCTCCCTCGTCGGCATCGTCGCCGGCGCGATCCAGGGCTATTTCGGTGGGCGCACCGACCTCATCTTCCAGCGGGTGCTGGAGATCTGGGGCGCAATGCCCTCGCTCTACGTCATCATCATCCTGTTCGCGATCCTCGGGCGAAGTTTCTGGCTCCTCGTCTTCGTTACCATCCTCTTCGGCTGGACGGCCCTCGTGGGCGTGGTGCGCGCCGAATTCCTGCGCGCGCGCAATTTCGAATACATCCGCGCCGCACGCGCGCTCGGCGTCGGCAACTGGACGATCATGTTCCGCCACATGCTCCCGAACGCGATGGTCGCGACCCTGACCATGCTGCCCTTCATCGTGACGGGAAATATCGGCGTGCTGGCCTCGCTCGACTTCCTCGGCTTCGGACTTCCGTCGTCCTACCCGTCGCTCGGGGAACTGACGCTTCAGGCGAAACAGAACCTTCAGGCGCCGTGGCTCGGCTTCACCGCCTTCTTCACCTACGCGATCATGCTGTCGCTGCTCGTCTTCGTCTTCGAGGGCGTGCGCGATGCCTTCGACCCGAGAAAGACCTTTCGATGA
- a CDS encoding ABC transporter ATP-binding protein, giving the protein MSLLEYRDLRVGFRQDGAIVEAVRGVSFTVERGEVVALVGESGSGKSVTALSSVNLLPDTAVLSGSVTYDGEELVGTPEKRLRDLRGNDISFIFQEPMTSLNPLHTIEKQLSEVLLLHQGMTGKAARARILELLDRVGIFQPEERLGSYPHQLSGGQRQRVMIAMALANNPKLLIADEPTTALDVTIQAQILDLLADIKRDEGMAMLFITHDLNIVRRFADRVCVMKDGEIVESGPTAEIFDAPQHPYTQMLLAAEATGRPEPVPEGAEVVAETTDLRVWFPIQRGLLRRTAGYVRAVNAASFAVREGETVGIVGESGSGKTTLALAMMRLISSEGPVVVLGRDVQGWSNRKLQPLRADMQIVFQDPYGSLSPRMTVEQIIAEGLGVHKIAGISSKGQAVIDIMREVGLDPETRHRYPHEFSGGQRQRIAIARAMILRPRLVVLDEPTSALDMTVQVQIVDLLRRLQVTHRLAYLFISHDLRVVRALSHRVLVMKRGDVVESGTADQIFDAPKDPYTRALVAAAFDLKVEEGAGV; this is encoded by the coding sequence ATGAGCCTTCTGGAATACAGGGATCTGCGCGTCGGCTTTCGCCAGGACGGCGCGATCGTCGAGGCCGTGCGGGGCGTCTCCTTCACCGTCGAACGCGGTGAGGTGGTCGCGCTCGTGGGCGAATCCGGGTCGGGCAAATCCGTGACCGCACTCTCCTCGGTCAATCTCCTGCCCGATACCGCCGTGCTCTCGGGATCGGTCACCTATGACGGCGAGGAACTCGTCGGCACGCCGGAGAAGCGGCTGCGCGACCTGCGCGGCAACGACATCAGCTTCATCTTTCAGGAGCCGATGACCTCGCTCAACCCGCTCCACACGATCGAGAAGCAGCTCTCCGAAGTGCTCCTGCTGCATCAGGGCATGACCGGGAAGGCGGCGCGTGCGCGCATCCTCGAACTGCTCGATCGGGTGGGGATCTTCCAGCCCGAGGAGCGGCTCGGCTCCTATCCGCACCAGTTGTCCGGGGGACAGCGCCAGCGCGTGATGATCGCAATGGCGCTGGCCAACAATCCCAAGCTCCTGATCGCGGACGAACCCACCACCGCGCTCGACGTGACGATCCAGGCGCAGATCCTCGACCTGCTCGCCGACATCAAGCGCGACGAGGGCATGGCGATGCTCTTCATCACCCATGACCTCAACATCGTGCGCAGGTTTGCGGATCGCGTCTGCGTGATGAAGGACGGAGAGATCGTGGAAAGCGGCCCCACCGCGGAGATCTTCGACGCGCCGCAACATCCCTATACGCAGATGCTTTTGGCCGCCGAGGCGACGGGCCGGCCTGAGCCGGTGCCGGAGGGCGCGGAGGTGGTGGCGGAGACCACCGACCTGCGCGTCTGGTTCCCGATCCAGCGCGGGCTCCTGCGCCGGACTGCCGGTTATGTGAGGGCGGTGAACGCCGCGAGCTTCGCCGTGCGCGAGGGGGAGACCGTCGGCATCGTCGGCGAATCCGGCTCCGGCAAGACCACCCTCGCGCTCGCGATGATGCGCCTGATCTCGTCGGAGGGGCCGGTGGTCGTGCTGGGCCGCGACGTTCAGGGCTGGTCCAACCGCAAGCTGCAACCGCTGCGCGCGGACATGCAGATCGTGTTCCAGGATCCCTACGGCTCGCTTTCCCCGCGCATGACCGTCGAACAGATCATCGCGGAAGGGCTCGGCGTGCACAAGATTGCCGGCATCTCCTCGAAGGGGCAGGCGGTGATCGACATCATGCGCGAGGTCGGGCTCGACCCGGAGACGCGCCACCGCTATCCGCACGAATTCTCCGGCGGCCAGCGCCAGCGCATCGCCATCGCCCGCGCGATGATCCTCCGGCCGCGTCTCGTGGTGCTCGACGAGCCGACCTCCGCCCTCGACATGACGGTGCAGGTGCAGATCGTCGATCTGCTGCGCAGGCTCCAGGTCACGCACCGTCTCGCCTATCTCTTCATCTCCCACGACCTGCGCGTCGTGCGCGCGCTGTCGCATCGCGTGCTGGTGATGAAGCGGGGCGACGTGGTGGAAAGCGGCACGGCGGACCAGATCTTCGACGCGCCGAAGGATCCCTACACGCGCGCGCTCGTCGCGGCGGCCTTCGATCTCAAGGTCGAGGAGGGAGCGGGCGTCTGA
- a CDS encoding class I SAM-dependent methyltransferase codes for MLSDRLPLLLGALPPVRRVVVFRPRAGTDLRVLKGAEVQIVQGFKPDFDSFAKEGYDTRIAPEGQFDLVLVAVPRAKAEARALIADAVRRGERVIVDGQKTDGIDSLLKDIRKRVPVEQVVSKAHGKAFAFCGGDFSDWADPGPLHLVDGFVTRFGVFSADRIDKASEALVAALPERLPPTVADLGAGWGYLSRHILAHDGVEVLHVVEAEAAALACARENIGDPRAVFHWEDATRFTPPRPLDAVVMNPPFHSSRAADPALGQAFIAAAATMLAPNGMLWMVANRHLPYEATLATHFGTVAEIGGTSGFKVLHATKPLRRTATGA; via the coding sequence ATGCTTTCCGACAGGCTTCCCCTCCTCCTCGGCGCGCTGCCGCCGGTCCGTCGCGTGGTGGTCTTCCGCCCGCGCGCGGGTACGGATCTACGCGTGCTCAAGGGTGCGGAGGTGCAGATCGTGCAGGGCTTCAAACCCGATTTCGACAGTTTCGCGAAAGAGGGCTACGACACGCGGATCGCGCCGGAGGGACAGTTCGATCTCGTACTCGTCGCGGTGCCGCGCGCGAAGGCGGAGGCCCGCGCGCTGATCGCGGATGCGGTCCGGCGCGGGGAGAGGGTGATCGTCGACGGACAGAAGACCGACGGCATCGACAGCCTTCTCAAGGACATTCGCAAGCGCGTGCCTGTGGAACAGGTGGTGTCCAAGGCCCATGGCAAGGCCTTCGCCTTTTGCGGCGGGGATTTTTCCGATTGGGCCGACCCCGGCCCCCTTCACCTTGTCGACGGGTTCGTCACGCGGTTCGGCGTGTTTTCGGCGGACCGGATCGACAAGGCGTCCGAAGCGCTCGTCGCGGCGCTGCCCGAACGCCTGCCGCCCACGGTCGCGGACCTCGGGGCGGGCTGGGGATATCTGTCGCGCCACATCCTCGCGCACGACGGCGTGGAGGTGCTGCATGTGGTGGAGGCGGAGGCCGCCGCCCTTGCCTGTGCGCGGGAGAATATCGGAGATCCGCGCGCCGTCTTCCACTGGGAGGACGCCACCCGCTTCACGCCGCCCCGTCCGCTCGACGCCGTCGTGATGAACCCGCCCTTCCACAGCTCGCGCGCCGCCGACCCGGCGCTCGGGCAGGCCTTCATCGCGGCCGCCGCGACCATGTTGGCGCCGAACGGCATGCTCTGGATGGTCGCGAACCGGCACCTGCCCTACGAGGCCACGCTTGCCACGCATTTCGGCACGGTTGCCGAGATCGGCGGCACGTCGGGCTTCAAGGTGCTTCACGCCACGAAACCCCTTCGCAGGACCG
- a CDS encoding HAD family hydrolase, with amino-acid sequence MPGKISTIAFDADDTLWENEQFFRMTQARFADLLSDYSERAHLAERLLAAERRNLGQYGFGIKGFVLSMIETAIEVTEEKVPAAVIRELIGAGQEMLRHPIHLLDGVEETVRMLAEDHDILLVTKGDLLDQERKLAQSGLGDLFDGVEIVSAKTPAVYAGIFSRRGLAPAAAVMVGNSMKSDVIPPIEAGAWGVHVPHGLTWEIEHAEPPLDHPRFRQIESLARLPDLVSVLEM; translated from the coding sequence ATGCCGGGAAAGATTTCGACGATCGCCTTCGATGCCGACGATACCCTGTGGGAAAACGAACAATTTTTCCGCATGACCCAGGCCCGGTTTGCCGATCTCCTTTCCGATTATTCCGAGCGCGCGCATCTTGCCGAACGGCTTCTCGCCGCCGAGCGCCGCAACCTCGGGCAATACGGATTCGGCATCAAGGGCTTTGTCCTGTCGATGATCGAGACCGCAATCGAGGTGACGGAGGAAAAGGTTCCCGCCGCGGTGATCCGCGAACTGATCGGCGCCGGGCAGGAAATGTTGCGCCATCCGATCCACCTGCTCGACGGTGTGGAGGAGACCGTGCGGATGCTGGCGGAGGATCACGACATCCTCCTCGTGACCAAGGGCGACCTGCTCGACCAGGAGCGCAAGCTCGCCCAGTCCGGCCTTGGCGATCTGTTCGACGGGGTGGAGATCGTCTCTGCGAAGACGCCCGCGGTCTATGCCGGGATCTTCTCGAGGCGCGGGCTCGCGCCCGCCGCCGCGGTGATGGTCGGCAATTCGATGAAGTCGGACGTCATCCCGCCAATCGAGGCCGGCGCCTGGGGCGTCCATGTCCCGCACGGTCTCACCTGGGAGATCGAACATGCCGAACCGCCCCTCGATCACCCGCGGTTTCGGCAGATCGAATCTCTCGCCCGCCTTCCAGATCTGGTCTCCGTGCTTGAAATGTAG
- a CDS encoding D-alanyl-D-alanine carboxypeptidase family protein, with protein sequence MMSDVQARRFPRAVTGRVFPLLLITFAMVLAMSVRAIAAEYAALVMDARNGEVLHATNADTRLHPASLTKMMTLYIAFEAIEHGEISLDTMVTVSAKAASEPPSKLGLKAGQKIKLRYLIRAAAVKSANDAATAIGEAIEGSEAAFARRMNRTANALGMSRTTFKNAHGLTESGHLSTARDMSVLGRHLFYDFPEYYNLFSRQSADAGVRTVHHTNTRFLQTYQGADGIKTGYTSAAGFNLVASAHRGNERVIATVFGGRSTASRNAKVAELMDLGFKRAQTNVAVAKPARPPYLGKMGGGTITVAEGEKAPSVASKIIRVNVTVAKSPWPKYRPLPELAPESEEMLLAASDDVLNALTEAEQEAVVLAAATEATAAAAAEVTAAVEEGDRAETARAQIAPIPAIAPTLRPETVQLASVEPTAAVVSADPVPSTAPEIVTRLSTSGDRHWGINIGTYGTEYEARKELLKTALSEIEMLDGALRKVVRTPRGFDANFLGLTEDLAAMTCRRLEARGAECATVGPS encoded by the coding sequence ATGATGAGCGACGTGCAAGCGCGACGGTTTCCGCGTGCCGTTACGGGACGTGTTTTTCCCCTTCTTCTGATCACCTTCGCGATGGTCCTTGCGATGTCCGTTCGGGCAATCGCGGCAGAGTATGCGGCCTTAGTGATGGATGCGCGCAACGGGGAGGTGCTGCATGCGACCAATGCCGATACCCGCCTCCATCCCGCCTCCCTGACCAAGATGATGACGCTCTACATCGCCTTCGAGGCGATAGAGCACGGTGAGATCTCGCTCGACACGATGGTGACCGTTTCCGCCAAGGCCGCAAGCGAACCGCCCTCGAAACTCGGGCTGAAGGCCGGCCAGAAGATCAAGCTGCGCTATCTCATCCGCGCGGCGGCGGTGAAGTCCGCCAACGATGCGGCGACCGCCATCGGCGAGGCGATCGAAGGCTCCGAAGCGGCCTTCGCGCGGCGCATGAACCGCACGGCAAACGCGCTCGGAATGTCGCGCACGACCTTCAAGAACGCGCATGGCCTCACCGAATCCGGCCACCTCTCGACCGCCCGCGACATGAGCGTCCTCGGGCGGCACCTGTTCTACGACTTTCCGGAATATTACAACCTCTTCTCCCGGCAGAGCGCGGATGCCGGCGTGCGCACGGTGCATCACACCAACACGCGCTTCCTCCAGACCTATCAGGGCGCGGACGGGATCAAGACCGGCTACACCTCCGCGGCGGGCTTCAACCTCGTCGCCTCGGCGCATCGCGGCAACGAACGTGTCATCGCCACCGTCTTTGGCGGCCGTTCGACCGCGTCGCGCAATGCGAAGGTGGCGGAGCTGATGGACCTCGGCTTCAAGCGCGCGCAGACCAATGTCGCCGTCGCGAAACCCGCACGCCCGCCCTATCTCGGCAAGATGGGCGGCGGCACGATCACGGTGGCCGAAGGCGAGAAGGCGCCCAGCGTCGCCTCGAAAATCATTCGCGTGAACGTCACCGTGGCCAAGAGCCCCTGGCCGAAATACCGGCCGCTGCCGGAACTCGCGCCGGAGAGCGAGGAAATGCTGCTCGCGGCGTCCGACGACGTGCTGAACGCGCTGACCGAGGCCGAACAGGAGGCCGTGGTGCTCGCGGCGGCGACCGAAGCCACGGCGGCGGCGGCGGCGGAGGTTACGGCGGCGGTGGAGGAAGGGGACAGGGCGGAGACGGCGCGGGCGCAGATTGCGCCGATCCCGGCCATTGCCCCGACGTTGCGTCCGGAGACGGTGCAGCTCGCCTCCGTCGAGCCGACTGCGGCCGTCGTGTCGGCCGATCCGGTGCCGTCGACCGCGCCAGAGATCGTCACCCGGCTCTCCACCTCGGGCGACCGGCACTGGGGGATCAATATCGGCACCTATGGCACCGAGTACGAGGCCCGAAAAGAGCTTTTGAAAACAGCGCTTTCCGAGATCGAAATGCTCGATGGCGCGCTGCGCAAGGTGGTTCGCACCCCGCGCGGGTTCGATGCCAATTTCCTTGGCCTGACCGAAGATCTCGCGGCGATGACCTGCCGCCGGCTCGAGGCGCGGGGGGCGGAATGCGCGACGGTCGGGCCGTCCTGA